Genomic DNA from Candoia aspera isolate rCanAsp1 chromosome 14, rCanAsp1.hap2, whole genome shotgun sequence:
TGTTCAAGTGGCAAATCGAGGCTGGTCAGTTGCAAGTGCTGCCTGGCAGCATGGGCAGAAGGCCTGAGTCAGTCTCaatacacacaccacacacacacacacaccccaccagCTCCAAAGGCCAAGGGCCTGCCACCTAATGTTCTACCTTGACCCTGGGGACCCGGAAGGCCACAGGCTCAATGGAGGTCTGCCGGAGGCGCAGGGCCCGGGCAATCTCGACGTCGTGCACATCACACTCCGTCTTGGGCAAGAAGTGGAAGCCCTAGGGCGGCAGAGGggaggggcagagagagagagacttccgCCAGTGGTCTCACATGGCAAGGCACagctccccagccagcaccccAGAAGGCCACCCAGGTCTTGCACAGCGGGCTTTCCTTCCCTCCTGCTTGGATGATTTGCCAGGGACAGCCACAAGAGGGCAGCCCCAAAGTATCTAACGCTGACCCAAGGCCAGGGAGACTGAGGGAAGGGCAGCCCCCAGGAGTTGCTCCGGGCTCACCCCTCCCCAGTGCCATTCCACAGGCAGCCACAGGAGTTCATCCTCCCCCCGGCTCCATCCCAGCCAGCAACAGGGAGTGATGCTCCCTGCCTGCCAATTCCAGTGAAGAAGCCAGCTGAACGATGGGTGCTGGGGGTGGTGGGAGCTGCTCCTCTGCATCCTTTGCCGTTCTGTTCAAAAGCCCCACCAAAGGTCTGGACCCATCTTGGCTTCAGATTAAGCGGAGTCCAGCAAAGACTCCAATGTGAAAGGGCTTTTCAGCATCCCAACCACCTCTTTCTCTGGGTCAgcttctccctcagccctggcAGTTGCCTCACCTTGTGGGGGTCACCGGACAGGAAGCTGTTGCACTCCAGGAAGAACGGGGCCTCTGGGATGATCTCGTAGATGAAGACCCTCGTGTCTCCCTAAACCcatggaagggagaaagggagaatgcTGAGCCTGGGCTGGGGGTCATGGCTGCATGGCCTGAGCCTCGCAGTAACACCTGGCAAAAAGGGGCGCGGGAAGATTCAACCCGGCCGGGGGGCACGCAGCAAGGCAGCAGCATGGAGGGAAGCTGAGCCACTTGGAGGGAGACATGGACTCCTCACGCCAGATGCCCAGCCCGACCAGACACAGAACAGCAACCTTTGTCCCCCTGAGGATGCTGCAGGGCTGGTGTGAGATTGCCTGCAGTTCCCCAGGTCCCCCAGGCTGCATCCCCAAGCCCTTTGCCCCCTGAGCCTCGTTCCCACCGTGCTCACCTTGCCTGTGAAGAAGGCCATGCTGGTGTCCACATCGTAGAAGGGGATGAGGGTAGAGGGAGAGACGTCCAGGCTGATGGCGGCCAGTGGCCCAGCCGCCAGGGCCTCCACCACATGCAGGGAGAGCTGGCGCTCACTgtggctgagaggaagggcatgAAAGAGATGAGGCCGGCCCTCTCCTTGCAGGCAGATCAGGAGACAGGAGAGGTGGGAGGCCTTACCTGTCGAAGCCAGATGCCAGCAAGTATTTGCCTCCACAGACCCAGGCGACACGGGCACCTCGGCCTCCCTTGGGCCCCGGGCCATCCTGTTAGGGGGCAAGTGGGGAGATGCTTCAGGAGGAGAACACGCCACAGCTACCCAATTGGCCTGCCACCAGGACTGGGGGCCTGCAGGGACTGGCCATGTGGGACGAATATGGGCGCTGCCCTCCAGAAGAGCCAGCCTGATGACTCTGACCTGCAAGGGCTGGGCAGCCTGCCGAGGCTCATAAACTCGCACTTTGCCATCCTTGCTGACAGTGGCCAGGCAACGTCCATCGGGGCTCCAGGCCAGGCTGAAGATCTGAAAGCAACCATCTGGTCAATCCTCGAGGCCCAGGGAGGCGCACGTCTCTGGGAGGCTGGGTCAGCTACAACGTCCAGGATGTGAGGGCACCCTCCAGCCCCCAGGCCTCAAATGGACTACATCCCCTGCCATCCAGTGCTGCATCTGCCAGGACTGGTGCTGCGAGGCTGCGTTCCCTCTTCTCTGTGGGACGATGTGGCTTCATTGCTGGCTGCTCCACAGGGTGCTTCCGGAAATAATGGGGAATGTTTAAAGGCCGAGAGGCCGTTGCGCTCTCTACCTGGTCCATGTGGCCATGGAGGCCAAGCTCCTGCCTTCCCGTGCGCACGTCCCAGATCCGGACACTCTTGTCATAGGAGGAGGAGGCCAGGACATCCGAGGCCAGAGGGTGGAACTTGATGGAGTAGACCTTCTCTGCGTGGCCTGGAGGACGAAGGGGAGAGGGCTGCGTTCAGAGTACCCGCCAGGCTTCCCCAGGCCGACCCCGCCTCGGCCAGACACAGGGAGAAGGGGGGAGTGTCCGTGAAGTGAGAGGAGGGCCCTGCAGGATGTAAAACTCTGACCTCTCAAGAGGACCTCTGGCTCCAGCAGCTGCTTCTCCAGCCCGGCTGGCTCAACCCGCCACAGGCGAATCTTGGCATCTTCTCCAGCTGTACAGAGGGAAGGGAGAGCTGCAGAGCCTAGCGATGGGGTGGGGTGGACAAGAGCTGCAGCCCCGTGGTGCTGCTCAGGTGACACCAGAAGGGTGCACAGGCCTCTGGTCTACCCCAAGACCCCTGGTCCCTACCAATGGCCAGGCGTTGCTCATCAAAGGGGTCCCAGCACAGATCTGAGACAGGTGCCCCATTCTGGATGGTTGGCATGGGGGTGTCAGGCAGTCGGCCTGGCCTGGAGAGCTGCAGGAGACAGGGAAGGAAGGCGTGTGTGTGATGCCCCTGGCTGTTCCACCCTATCCCTCGGGGTGTATCTGCGGCTCACCAAGACAGAAGAAGACCCCCATGGTGGTCCGTGGCCTGCCCATAACCACTGAGCCTGACCGCCAAGTGGGGGGGATGGTGTTTTACCTCCAAGATGGCCACCTGTCCACCTGCAGAAAGCAGCGGGATGGCAATGCGATGTCGGTTAGCACAAAAGCCATCGCACTCCCCTGGCGTGGTGAGGCTCAAGCCTCGCAGGTTGGTGATGTGGGTGCTTCGGGGCAAGACGACGCCCTCGATGTGTCGGAAGGCAGAACTTGGGCCTGAAAGTAAAGTCACAGAGGAATGCAGCTGGAAGGGTTGCTGCCAAGGATCTTTCTCATACCCCGTAGCATCTATGCTGCAGCTAGGCAGAGAGGGTTCAGCATGGCCAGCACCTGGACATGGGCACTCTCAGATGCCAAGGGAGCTTCCGGGGCCCCCGGTCCACATCTGGAGGAAAGCAGACGCTCACCCAGAATGTTCTGCAGGGACCGCTGGCTTGGGCTGGAGGAAAAGCCACTGGTGACGGAGAGAGACGGAGCAGCACTGGAGGGGGATGTCTGAGAGCTGGTAGGAGAGGACAGGCTGCTGCCCACCTGGTGGAGAGCAAACCCTTTCGGTCAGCCAGTTGCAAGAGGGCCTGGGGCTGGCACACAGAGGGGAGGTACAAAGCCAAGTGTGAGCTGCCTCAGGCCCAGATCATCCCTGTTCACAAATAGCCAGAGAGGTGCCCCCTGGAAAGTGGGCACAGCTACCAAGCCCAGCCAGCCACGGCCACTCACGCTTATGTCCAGGTCCTCAGCCTGATCCCCTGCCTCCGTATGGGAGGAGGGTGGGTGTCGACTGTCTTTGGGAAcgcaaggcaggcaggcagagatgAAGCCCAGGCTGGGCCGGTGGGCAGGATGAAGACTCACCCTCTCCACCTGGAGCAAGAAATGGGAAACATTTATTGTCAGCCAGAGTAGCCAAGGCCAGGGAGGGTGCTGCTGCAGGGCAGAGCGTGGATTAGAGCCTGGCCAGGGCCGGGCCAGAACGCATCACGGACCAGAAGCAGGAAGTCCTTCCCTGGAGAGTGCGGGGGAGAGGTGGCCATGGTGGCTGGGTGCCACACAGTTCTGGGATGTGCCTCTGCTCAAGGAGCCTTGCAGGGTCCAGGGCAGAGACGGAGGCTGGAGGGGCACCTTGGGTCTGGAGGGGCTGGTGCTGTGGGCAGTGCTGGGCTCCCCAGCTGGAGGGTCTTGGCTGGGGAAGCTCAGGCCTTCCCTCTGGTTGCGCCTGCCGTGGCCCTTACCTGCGTGTTGTCTCCGGCCCACCAGCCCTGAGCAGAAACTGCTGGGACATTTCCAGGACAGTCTGAAAATAGGTCTTTGTGGAATTCCTGGGTGGACTGCAAGACAGGGTGGAGTGAGCAAAGTCTTCCTGGAAGGCCATGCGCCAGAGGCCCCCATGTCCCCCAGTGCTGCTGGTTTACCTTCCGGAGCACCAAGTAGCTGATGGGCACAATGGCGGAGTCACTCAGCTGCAAAACCTTCATCACTTCGCAGGCCGTGACGTCCAGGGCCAGCTTGGGCAGCTGCGCTACTCCCTGAGTCCGGGTCTCCAGTAGGCACTGGTTGACTGAGCACAAGCAGAGCGAGTGTGGTGAGTGCCCCTCCCCCTGGAGCCCTGGGCAAGCAACCCTGGGAAGGAAACTCACCTtcggtcactgccagctgggcaGGCTGGACCTCATAACAGAAAAGCACCTTCTCACCCTGGAAGACAAGGGCTGCCTGAGCTGCTGCTTGCTGGGCCCCTTTCTTGCCCCTCCAGTTCCACTGGGCTGGGTAGGCCTGCTGCCAGGCAGCCCCACGACACCAGCAGCACTTACCTTCCCCGCCAGGACAAGAAGGCCGGTGCTGGGATCAAAGAGTGGGATCAGAGCCCTGGAAGGCAAGAAGTGTCTATTGGAAGTGTGGGTGAGAGAGCCGGAAAGTGCCTGCTGCTCCCTCCCCAGAGCTTTCCTCCCTCACCAGGTGCCAGCTCCCCTCTGGAAAGGGCTCCCCCCAAGTGCCTTTGTGCTGccagcctcctcttcctcccgaTCCCTCCTCAAACATACACCTTGGAGAACAGCACTTGGCTGTGCTTGCAAGTCTTCCTTGGCATGAAGCCACTGCTCCAGACTCCCTCCACTGCCCCCACCCCATGCTCCTGGAAAAGAGCTGCCCCATGCATCACTAGGTGCCCCTTTCCACAGCCCAGCAATGCAGCCACTGCAGCAGGGGAGCTCCAGCCCGCATCCCTGTTAAAAGCCCTCCAGTGACCAGCAGGGGGTGGGAGAGAGCCCTCTCTGCCCAGGGCCAGGACTGGGAGGCACTGGGCTGGAGGGAAAATGCCCCTTCAGGCATCCCTGCATTGGCGGCTGGCCAACGCTGCACCCAGTCATAGGAGCCAGGCACAGCCAGGAGGGACCTGCACATCCATCTACCCTCGGCAGCACCCACTTCCTCATTTATGGCTTCCATGTCATGTTCTATGATATACAAGCTCCAGGTCAACATCTTTCTCACCGGCCCCGCCAGCAACCAGCCACCCCTCCTGCAAGGACTCTGCAACACCCCCAAGGTGGCCCCTCTTTGGGGTGCATGGAGGTGGGCAGTGGCTGGGCCCCTGTAAGAAGGCTGCCCCCATGGCCCAGGAGAGGGGACAGAAAGGACGATGAAGGGGCAATCCATCAAGCCAGCCGCTGGCCTGGGCATTCTCTGCAGGGAGCTGAAACTAGGGAGCCTGGGGGCTAAGAGTTCAGGACGCCGAGTAGTAAACTGCTCCTGTAGGATGCGGGTCCAGGCTGCCATTGCAGGGTCTGGCCCAGGCCAGGGCCAGGTGCGGTGGACACTGTGCTATCTTCTTGGCAGGGACACCCTTCCACGCTGGGGGGTGGGCAGGCAGAGGAGCCCCCAGCTCTGATGACTTTCCTATCAGGCAGCAGAAGGAGGCAGGTGAGGGGAAGGCAAAGGCTGTGGTTTCGATTGCTCCCAGCCCTCCGGAGCAGCTGCAGCGACTTGAGAAGCCGGCTGAAGCTCTCAAAATAGTAAGCCCAGCCCAGCTGCTGCCTCCCTCCCCCGCCTGAACAGGCCAAGCAGGTCCTTCAAGCCTCTTTCTTGGGGTGACGGGAGCACCTCAAAAAGATGGCATGCCCGTCTGGCTGCCAGGGAATCCTGGCATGAGACCTGGGTGTGGTGCAGACACCCTCACCTGTCCGTGCACGTGCAGGAGACGGGGTGTCCTTTGAGTTGGGCCAGACTGTGGACAGGACAGGATAGGACAAGGGCCTGGCTCTCCCTCCCAGGCCAGGTCTGGGGAGGATTGGGGGCAGCGAGCCTACTCCTCTGAGCTGGTTCCCACCTGCCTGTTGTCTTTGAGGAGGGAGAGCCTGAAGTGGGCCTCAAGGTAGCCCAGGAGGCCCAGATTTATCC
This window encodes:
- the LOC134505317 gene encoding coronin-7-like isoform X2, whose product is MSRFRATKFRHAEAKVARKEAWIAEIQGSGPAASGNHIKANSRWISFNTDLAGVITDFDFSPFDQQLLATGSAEEAVKVWRLPEPGQDLSSSPHVTLGPEGGWVEVLLFHPTADGVLASAAGRVVKIWDVEQRQILTELEPHQNQVQSLAWKLDGSLLGTSCKDKRLRIFDPRAKPAACQTVLAHASSKEARLLWVNTEGCFLSVGSNQMMEREVWLWDERQLSSSLASITLDASPRALIPLFDPSTGLLVLAGKGEKVLFCYEVQPAQLAVTEVNQCLLETRTQGVAQLPKLALDVTACEVMKVLQLSDSAIVPISYLVLRKSTQEFHKDLFSDCPGNVPAVSAQGWWAGDNTQVERVSLHPAHRPSLGFISACLPCVPKDSRHPPSSHTEAGDQAEDLDISVGSSLSSPTSSQTSPSSAAPSLSVTSGFSSSPSQRSLQNILGPSSAFRHIEGVVLPRSTHITNLRGLSLTTPGECDGFCANRHRIAIPLLSAGGQVAILELSRPGRLPDTPMPTIQNGAPVSDLCWDPFDEQRLAIAGEDAKIRLWRVEPAGLEKQLLEPEVLLRGHAEKVYSIKFHPLASDVLASSSYDKSVRIWDVRTGRQELGLHGHMDQIFSLAWSPDGRCLATVSKDGKVRVYEPRQAAQPLQDGPGPKGGRGARVAWVCGGKYLLASGFDSHSERQLSLHVVEALAAGPLAAISLDVSPSTLIPFYDVDTSMAFFTGKGDTRVFIYEIIPEAPFFLECNSFLSGDPHKGFHFLPKTECDVHDVEIARALRLRQTSIEPVAFRVPRVKKEFFQDDLFPATQVWWEPALPATAWLKGTNKPHQTLSLQPKDMTPVSQAPKEAPSRKYVPSSIYLEEKSDEQKKEELLSAMVAKLGNRDDPLPQDSFEGVDEEEWD
- the LOC134505317 gene encoding coronin-7-like isoform X1 — translated: MSRFRATKFRHAEAKVARKEAWIAEIQGSGPAASGNHIKANSRWISFNTDLAGVLGAVPLVRPKGIKRVVSHLRCHSGVITDFDFSPFDQQLLATGSAEEAVKVWRLPEPGQDLSSSPHVTLGPEGGWVEVLLFHPTADGVLASAAGRVVKIWDVEQRQILTELEPHQNQVQSLAWKLDGSLLGTSCKDKRLRIFDPRAKPAACQTVLAHASSKEARLLWVNTEGCFLSVGSNQMMEREVWLWDERQLSSSLASITLDASPRALIPLFDPSTGLLVLAGKGEKVLFCYEVQPAQLAVTEVNQCLLETRTQGVAQLPKLALDVTACEVMKVLQLSDSAIVPISYLVLRKSTQEFHKDLFSDCPGNVPAVSAQGWWAGDNTQVERVSLHPAHRPSLGFISACLPCVPKDSRHPPSSHTEAGDQAEDLDISVGSSLSSPTSSQTSPSSAAPSLSVTSGFSSSPSQRSLQNILGPSSAFRHIEGVVLPRSTHITNLRGLSLTTPGECDGFCANRHRIAIPLLSAGGQVAILELSRPGRLPDTPMPTIQNGAPVSDLCWDPFDEQRLAIAGEDAKIRLWRVEPAGLEKQLLEPEVLLRGHAEKVYSIKFHPLASDVLASSSYDKSVRIWDVRTGRQELGLHGHMDQIFSLAWSPDGRCLATVSKDGKVRVYEPRQAAQPLQDGPGPKGGRGARVAWVCGGKYLLASGFDSHSERQLSLHVVEALAAGPLAAISLDVSPSTLIPFYDVDTSMAFFTGKGDTRVFIYEIIPEAPFFLECNSFLSGDPHKGFHFLPKTECDVHDVEIARALRLRQTSIEPVAFRVPRVKKEFFQDDLFPATQVWWEPALPATAWLKGTNKPHQTLSLQPKDMTPVSQAPKEAPSRKYVPSSIYLEEKSDEQKKEELLSAMVAKLGNRDDPLPQDSFEGVDEEEWD
- the LOC134505317 gene encoding coronin-7-like isoform X5, which produces MSRFRATKFRHAEAKVARKEAWIAEIQGSGPAASGNHIKANSRWISFNTDLAGVLGAVPLVRPKGIKRVVSHLRCHSGVITDFDFSPFDQQLLATGSAEEAVKVWRLPEPGQDLSSSPHVTLGPEGGWVEVLLFHPTADGVLASAAGRVVKIWDVEQRQILTELEPHQNQVQSLAWKLDGSLLGTSCKDKRLRIFDPRAKPAACQTVLAHASSKEARLLWVNTEGCFLSVGSNQMMEREVWLWDERQLSSSLASITLDASPRALIPLFDPSTGLLVLAGKGEKVLFCYEVQPAQLAVTEVNQCLLETRTQGVAQLPKLALDVTACEVMKVLQLSDSAIVPISYLVLRKSTQEFHKDLFSDCPGNVPAVSAQGWWAGDNTQVERVSLHPAHRPSLGFISACLPCVPKDSRHPPSSHTEAGDQAEDLDISVGSSLSSPTSSQTSPSSAAPSLSVTSGFSSSPSQRSLQNILGPSSAFRHIEGVVLPRSTHITNLRGLSLTTPGECDGFCANRHRIAIPLLSAGGQVAILELSRPGRLPDTPMPTIQNGAPVSDLCWDPFDEQRLAIAGEDAKIRLWRVEPAGLEKQLLEPEVLLRGHAEKVYSIKFHPLASDVLASSSYDKSVRIWDVRTGRQELGLHGHMDQIFSLAWSPDGRCLATVSKDGKVRVYEPRQAAQPLQDGPGPKGGRGARVAWVCGGKYLLASGFDSHSERQLSLHVVEALAAGPLAAISLDVSPSTLIPFYDVDTSMAFFTGKGDTRVFIYEIIPEAPFFLECNSFLSGDPHKGFHFLPKTECDVHDVEIARALRLRQTSIEPVAFRVPRVKKEFFQDDLFPATQVWWEPALPATAWLKGTNKPHQTLSLQPKDMTPVSQAPKEAPSRKYVPSSIYLEEKSDEQKKEELLSAMVAKLGNRDDPLPQDSFEGVDEEEWAKYLAQIILVGAQVVGRAFARALRQEFAASQAAAGTRGRTGAQSGAASSFSGISLQEAQQILNISTLSPEEIQKNYEHLFKVNDKSVGGSFYLQSKVVRAKERLDEELQIQSQREQDPAHKPGT
- the LOC134505317 gene encoding coronin-7-like isoform X3, producing MSRFRATKFRHAEAKVARKEAWIAEIQGSGPAASGNHIKANSRWISFNTDLAGVLGAVPLVRPKGIKRVVSHLRCHSGVITDFDFSPFDQQLLATGSAEEAVKVWRLPEPGQDLSSSPHVTLGPEGGWVEVLLFHPTADGVLASAAGRVVKIWDVEQRQILTELEPHQNQVQSLAWKLDGSLLGTSCKDKRLRIFDPRAKPAACQTVLAHASSKEARLLWVNTEGCFLSVGSNQMMEREVWLWDERQLSSSLASITLDASPRALIPLFDPSTGLLVLAGKGEKVLFCYEVQPAQLAVTEVNQCLLETRTQGVAQLPKLALDVTACEVMKVLQLSDSAIVPISYLVLRKSTQEFHKDLFSDCPGNVPAVSAQGWWAGDNTQVERVSLHPAHRPSLGFISACLPCVPKDSRHPPSSHTEAGDQAEDLDISVGSSLSSPTSSQTSPSSAAPSLSVTSGFSSSPSQRSLQNILGPSSAFRHIEGVVLPRSTHITNLRGLSLTTPGECDGFCANRHRIAIPLLSAGGQVAILELSRPGRLPDTPMPTIQNGAPVSDLCWDPFDEQRLAIAGEDAKIRLWRVEPAGLEKQLLEPEVLLRGHAEKVYSIKFHPLASDVLASSSYDKSVRIWDVRTGRQELGLHGHMDQIFSLAWSPDGRCLATVSKDGKVRVYEPRQAAQPLQDGPGPKGGRGARVAWVCGGKYLLASGFDSHSERQLSLHVVEALAAGPLAAISLDVSPSTLIPFYDVDTSMAFFTGKGDTRVFIYEIIPEAPFFLECNSFLSGDPHKGFHFLPKTECDVHDVEIARALRLRQTSIEPVAFRVPRVKKEFFQDDLFPATQVWWEPALPATAWLKGTNKPHQTLSLQPKDMTPVSQAPKEAPSRKYVPSSIYLEEKSDEQKKEED